One genomic region from Elusimicrobiota bacterium encodes:
- a CDS encoding class II aldolase/adducin family protein, giving the protein MFNDIIKFGREMMFQGLNNSHSGNVSCRRANTIYITRHGARLGDLSYQDFVAVNLKDEKRDKDASVEIKAHRAIYLANSEVQAIIHAHPPNAIALSLNCEKIIPIDMEGNYYLPEIPVLTECKETISSECVAENLPQMLGKYKVVVVKGHGSFAVGKNFEEAYLYTSVCESASKIIIFNRITQMKSAVISD; this is encoded by the coding sequence ATGTTTAACGACATAATCAAATTCGGGCGTGAGATGATGTTTCAGGGGCTTAATAATTCGCATAGCGGGAATGTCTCGTGCCGCCGAGCAAATACGATTTATATCACCCGACACGGTGCACGGCTTGGCGATTTATCATATCAAGATTTTGTAGCAGTAAATCTCAAAGACGAAAAAAGAGATAAAGATGCATCAGTTGAAATTAAAGCACACCGTGCAATTTATCTCGCAAACTCTGAAGTTCAAGCGATAATACACGCGCATCCGCCCAACGCAATTGCGCTTTCATTAAACTGCGAAAAAATAATACCGATTGATATGGAAGGGAATTACTATCTACCTGAAATACCTGTTTTAACAGAATGTAAAGAGACAATCTCATCAGAATGTGTTGCCGAGAATCTACCGCAAATGTTAGGTAAATACAAGGTTGTTGTCGTAAAAGGGCATGGTAGTTTTGCAGTTGGCAAAAATTTTGAAGAAGCATATCTGTATACTTCTGTCTGTGAAAGTGCATCTAAGATAATTATCTTCAATAGAATAACGCAGATGAAATCAGCGGTAATCAGCGATTAA